One window of uncultured Trichococcus sp. genomic DNA carries:
- a CDS encoding helix-turn-helix domain-containing protein, producing the protein MDSVFEIFKHKIQNNEKLTPKMQAILSASLELFAEKGYSNTSTKDIARLANVAEGTIFKHFGSKENLLYASILPILGKSLEVLIPAELQKNKENMADLSFHHFLHRVLPDRIDFAGNNMKIWKIFLTEYLYQETMRDNLLTLIPGALFQEINQLLDLFKQKQEIVDWPNEEIIRLIISTVAGFVVAKSMGLSSNADQSVETDHLILFLEKGLQP; encoded by the coding sequence GTGGATTCGGTTTTTGAAATCTTTAAACACAAAATCCAGAACAACGAAAAACTGACGCCGAAGATGCAGGCTATTTTGAGCGCCAGTCTGGAGTTGTTCGCAGAAAAAGGCTATTCGAACACATCGACAAAGGACATCGCCCGCTTGGCGAATGTGGCGGAAGGCACCATCTTCAAGCATTTCGGTTCGAAGGAGAATTTACTGTATGCCAGCATTTTGCCTATCCTCGGCAAGTCGCTCGAAGTGCTGATTCCTGCAGAACTGCAGAAAAACAAAGAGAATATGGCTGACTTGTCCTTCCATCATTTTCTCCACCGTGTCCTGCCTGACAGGATCGATTTTGCCGGCAACAACATGAAGATCTGGAAAATTTTTCTGACGGAATATCTGTACCAGGAAACCATGCGCGACAACCTGCTGACGCTGATTCCGGGAGCTCTGTTCCAAGAAATCAACCAACTTCTGGATCTGTTCAAACAAAAGCAAGAGATCGTCGACTGGCCGAATGAAGAAATCATCCGCCTGATCATCAGCACAGTTGCCGGCTTTGTCGTCGCGAAATCGATGGGTCTCTCCAGCAACGCCGATCAGAGCGTCGAAACCGATCACCTGATTCTATTTCTCGAAAAAGGCCTCCAGCCGTAA